One genomic segment of Euwallacea fornicatus isolate EFF26 chromosome 18, ASM4011564v1, whole genome shotgun sequence includes these proteins:
- the LOC136345167 gene encoding ankyrin repeat domain-containing protein 50 isoform X2 — MMAEDRKKFYCREWAFQKLLHCLDQRPVSKTCGALLLGSSGCGKTTFCSELCWPSQGPSGRQQRALNRRLLGYHFLQGHNEKSLSLSEFVRSLVTQILNHSTESHRERSMRRRLAQAKEKGKAVSPKGTYEQALPENCNLPQESLYSNVYSENLLSPTLEAKRVPEPAPVPNMPVNPRTMIADAYLEKLKSDPEIQIALRAKNIENNPDDCLKRALLFPLLEIDPPKTSLFIIIDSIDEHSFIYSNSTLTRSKPRERSSQSRTIAELLANHHHLFPQWLLLVCTAKKQSKSIAKMFTGFRKLSLDDLRKTQVVRDVQQYILARLDQENSLRQHISRDTAEMLNQLHIKSNGCFLYLEKVLDGVAENFIVLREVREIPGTLNGLYLWLCQRLFNRRQFAKVQPLLNVILAAKCALNDALLFDIIKVNNSKITIEDFRKRFNLLKKVLVMSKNGTIRLFHHSFAEWLLDIKHCTQKYLCNIFHGHCILAMYYTLHAQVLNNQEIYDYAFHLTRMEQFLSEKPNQKCPTLMYKLSQEKANSLGGNSLEKTSTEIYSDLKALQELTKTYEKELAFEINNVETLESSFADTEASQNNLDSTSFEVKLETNFENINLKSPASEKDPIYAEVNKLKKKSNQPKDTDMTTSCENNLLVADYTNTASSLNNTATSCTMLEGVLNSKTNQHPILDLHTLTVLWLVNSGCNVEECLLEGNEMAGVNFGAFLPTDQKVLKLLLEAGAVEQQDVAGCEYESQMSLASTSSEQSPEPLFDMQDLHGQAALHVAARLGQAQVVKVLLDSGANADQADIDGWTPLRAAAWGGHTEVVDLLVQHGCQLDSVDAENRTALRAAAWSGHEEIVRILLQHGANVNLTDHEGRTALIAAAYMGHSEIVDHLLDYGADINHADADGRTALSVAALCAPRTPGVSVVSTLLERGATVDHKDKEGMTPLLVASFEGHRDVCELLLENEADVDHCDNSGRSPLWAAASMGHAPVVALLLFWGCAIDSMDSEGRTVLSVAAAQGCVEVVRQLLDRGLDEQHRDNSGWTPLHYAAFEGHQEVCEALLEAGARIDETDNEGKAALTLASQGGHTSLVNMFLNKYNAPVDQRPHDGKTALRLAALEGHYDIVQILIASNADMDSKDADGRSTLYVLALDNRLAMSKYFIQQGADVETRDLEGRTPLHVSAWQGHTEMVSLLLTYGKAQVDACDLENRTALHSASWQGHSDIVKLMLEHGALPDHTCNQGATALGIAAQEGHEQCVIALLDHGADPNHSDACGRNALRVAAKSGHRGVVRLLEEYNAKSHKVNLSTAHTSSSANSIASTSTAETKPSSAILYPVGGGDWTDHQRRSMVSLGNHSSNSKSSSNLTGSSHSSRHGDRQRETPQNSQPMSFTQQLQQCTRGGKTRPLSKLLSPLQSEPQSPIYASPPLSPVHDNSNNAFGAMNIYQPVLRHNNFSKAPDTHFARDTHMRIILGNSGSSVFGKDKEKHEKEINNKQSNQKSKRNGIVTNPALRLVANVKNGLDSAAANLRKSASGANPASKTNSFHWRKETPL, encoded by the exons ATGATGGCAGAGGACAGGAAGAAGTTTTACTGCAGAGAGTGGGCTTTCCAGAAGCTCTTGCATTGCCTGGATCAGCGACCTGTATCCAAAACCTGTGGAGCCTTGTTGCTTGGAAGTTCGGGTTGTGGTAAAACTACGTTTTGTTCCGAGCTTTGTTGGCCCTCGCAAGGGCCTTCAGGCAGGCAACAAAGGGCTTTGAACCGCAGGCTATTGGGCTATCATTTTTTGCAAGGGCACAATGAGAAGAGTTTGTCGTTGAGCGAGTTTGTGCGTTCACTGGTCACTCAGATTCTGAATCACTCGACCGAAAGCCACAGGGAAAGAAGCATGAGGCGAAGATTAGCGCAAGCCAAAGAAAAGGGGAAGGCTGTAAGTCCCAAAGGCACTTACGAGCAAGCTCTGCCAGAAAACTGCAACTTACCTCAGGAAAGTCTCTATAGCAATGTGTATTCAGAAAATTTGTTGTCACCTACTTTGGAAGCGAAACGAGTGCCTGAGCCGGCTCCAGTTCCTAACATGCCCGTGAATCCTCGGACTATGATCGCTGACGCGTACCTAGAGAAACTCAAGTCTGACCCGGAAATCCAAATAGCCCTTCGCGCCAAGAACATTGAAAACAACCCTGACGATTGCCTGAAGCGAGCATTGCTGTTTCCTCTATTGGAAATCGACCCCCCTAAAACCTCCCTCTTTATAATCATAGATTCAATAGACGAGCACTCATTTATATACTCAAACTCCACTTTGACGCGCTCTAAACCTCGAGAGAGAAGCTCACAATCTCGCACCATTGCAGAACTCCTCGCTAACCATCACCATTTATTTCCTCAATGGCTGCTTTTGGTGTGCACGGCTAAAAAGCAATCCAAAAGTATTGCGAAAATGTTCACAGGATTCAGGAAATTGAGTTTGGATGACTTAAGGAAAACCCAAGTTGTGCGGGATGTTCAGCAATATATTTTAGCAAGACTTGATCAGGAGAATAGCCTTCGTCAGCACATTAGCAGGGATACTGCGGAGATGTTAAATCAACTGCACATAAAGAGCAATGGATGTTTCCTGTACCTTGAGAAGGTTCTGGATGGGGTAGCCgagaattttattgttttaaggGAGGTTAGGGAGATTCCTGGAACCTTAAATGGACTGTACTTGTGGCTGTGTCAGAGGCTATTCAATAGGAGGCAGTTTGCCAAGGTGCAGCCTTTGTTGAATGTAATATTGGCTGCAAAATGTGCTTTAAATGATGCTTTGCTTTTCGACATAATCAAAGTTAATAATTCTAAGATCACCATTGAGGACTTTAGGAAGAGGTTCAATTTGCTGAAAAAAGTGTTGGTGATGTCTAAAAATGGAACCATAAGACTCTTTCACCATTCCTTCGCCGAGTGGTTGCTCGATATCAAACACTGCACCCAAAAATATTTGTGCAACATTTTCCACGGTCATTGCATTCTTGCCATGTATTATACTCTGCATGCACAAGTGCTCAATAATCAGGAGATCTACGACTATGCCTTCCACTTGACGAGAATGGAACAGTTTTTAAGCGAAAAACCAAATCAAAAGTGCCCAACTTTGATGTACAAATTATCTCAAGAGAAAGCCAATTCCTTGGGGGGGAACTCCCTCGAGAAGACTTCTACCGAGATTTATTCTGATTTAAAGGCTTTGCAG GAACTTACTAAAACCTACGAGAAGGAGTTGGCGTTTGAAATTAACAACGTGGAGACTTTGGAGAGCAGTTTTGCGGACACGGAGGCCAGTCAGAATAATTTGGATAGCACCAGCTTTGAAGTCAAATTGGAGACGaactttgaaaatatcaatttaaaaagcCCGGCTTCTGAGAAGGATCCTATTTATGCCGAAGTTAACAAGCTGAAGAAGAAGTCCAATCAG CCGAAAGATACCGACATGACAACCAGCTGCGAGAACAACCTCCTGGTGGCCGACTACACGAATACCGCCTCCTCCCTCAACAATACAGCTACCTCTTGCACCATGCTGGAGGGAGTTCTGAACAGCAAAACCAACCAACACCCGATCTTAGATCTACACACTTTAACCGTGTTGTGGCTGGTCAACAGTGGTTGTAACGTCGAGGAATGTCTGCTGGAGGGCAATGAAATGGCCGGCGTCAATTTCGGAGCTTTTCTACCTACGGATCAGAAGGTCCTGAAATTGCTGTTGGAGGCCGGAGCTGTGGAGCAGCAGGACGTTGCTGGCTGCGAGTATGAGAGTCAG ATGTCTTTGGCAAGCACCTCGAGCGAACAATCCCCAGAGCCGCTCTTTGATATGCAGGATTTACACGGTCAGGCCGCCCTGCACGTAGCCGCCAGACTAGGTCAAGCACAAGTTGTTAAG GTACTGCTGGACTCTGGAGCAAATGCCGACCAAGCCGACATAGATGGTTGGACACCGTTAAGAGCCGCAGCTTGGGGTGGACATACAGAA GTGGTAGATCTTCTTGTACAACACGGCTGTCAACTTGACAGCGTGGATGCCGAGAACAGAACCGCCCTGAGAGCTGCAGCTTGGAGCGGTCACGAGGAAATAGTCAGAATTTTGCTGCAACACGGAGCAAATGTCAATCTTACGGATCACGAA GGTCGAACGGCCTTAATCGCAGCCGCCTATATGGGACACAGTGAAATCGTTGATCATCTCTTAGATTACGGCGCTGATATTAATCATGCCGATGCAGATGGACGTACTGCTTTGTCTGTAGCTGCATTGTGCGCTCCAAGAACTCCAG GTGTGAGTGTCGTTTCAACTCTTCTGGAAAGGGGGGCCACCGTTGATCATAAAGACAAGGAAGGCATGACTCCTCTGTTGGTTGCGTCTTTCGAGGGGCACAG GGATGTGTGTGAGCTCCTCCTGGAAAACGAGGCCGACGTGGATCATTGCGACAACAGCGGCAGATCTCCGCTGTGGGCGGCCGCCAGTATGGGACATGCACCGGTGGTGGCTTTGCTGCTTTTCTGGGGCTGTGCTATCGATTCCATGGACTCGGAAGGGAGAACTGTATTGTCCGTAGCAGCTGCGCAAG GTTGCGTAGAAGTCGTGCGTCAGCTGCTCGACAGAGGACTAGACGAACAACATAGGGACAATTCTGGATGGACGCCGCTGCATTATGCAGCATTCGAAG gcCACCAGGAGGTAtgtgaagcattattggaagcGGGAGCGAGAATCGATGAGACTGACAATGAAGGCAAAGCGGCGCTCACTTTAGCATCGCAAGGTGGTCACACGAGTTTAGTGAATATGTTTCTGAATAAATACAACGCGCCTGTTGATCAGAGACCCCATGACGGCAAAACAGCCTTAAG GTTGGCTGCCCTCGAGGGTCACTACGACATCGTGCAAATCCTAATTGCGAGCAATGCCGATATGGACTCCAAGGACGCGGATGGCAGGAGTACTCTATATGTTTTAGCACTAGATAATCGACTAGCTATGtctaaatatttcatacaGCAGGGTGCGGACGTTGAAACTCGAGATTTGGAG GGTCGAACTCCGTTGCATGTGTCAGCTTGGCAAGGACACACCGAGATGGTATCCCTTCTTTTAACCTACGGAAAAGCACAAGTAGATGCATGCGATTTAGAAAATAGGACGGCCCTGCATTCAGCTAGTTGGCAAGGTCATAGTGATATTGTCAAGTTGATGCTGGAGCACGGGGCATTGCCCGATCACACATGCAATCAAGGAGCCACAGCGTTAG GGATCGCTGCCCAAGAAGGTCACGAACAATGTGTGATAGCTCTTTTGGACCATGGAGCTGATCCCAATCATTCTGATGCATGTGGACGAAATGCTTTAAGGGTTGCCGCTAAATCAGGACACAGAGGAGTCGTTCGGCTATTAGAAGAATACAACGCAAAATCCCATAAGGTCAACTTGTCCACCGCGCATACCAGCAGTAGCGCCAATTCGATAGCTTCAA CATCGACCGCTGAAACGAAACCCTCTTCAGCGATACTGTATCCTGTAGGTGGTGGAGATTGGACGGACCACCAGAGGAGATCTATGGTTTCTTTAGGAAATCACAGCTCCAATTCCAAATCGAGTTCGAACTTGACGGGATCAAGTCATTCCAGTCGACACGGCGATAGGCAAAGAGAAACTCCTCAAAACTCACAG CCAATGTCATTCACGCAACAATTGCAACAATGCACGAGAGGCGGCAAAACGCGACCTCTCAGCAAACTCCTCTCGCCTCTTCAAAGCGAGCCTCAAAGTCCAATCTACGCATCACCGCCTTTAAGTCCGGTTCATGACAATTCGAATAACGCTTTTG gcGCAATGAATATTTATCAGCCGGTATTGAGGCACAACAACTTCAGCAAAGCTCCTGATACACATTTCGCTCGAGACACCCATATGCGaattattttaggaaattctGGGAGCTCGGTCTTTGGAAAAGATAAAGAAAAGCACGAGAAGGaaatcaataataaacaaag CAatcaaaaatcgaaacgtaACGGAATAGTGACGAATCCGGCGCTTCGATTAGTCGCCAACGTAAAAAACGGGTTAGATTCGGCGGCTGCCAATCTAAGAAAATCGGCCTCTGGCGCGAATCCGGCATCAAAGACGAACAGTTTTCACTGGCGAAAGGAAACTCCCTTGTAA
- the LOC136345167 gene encoding ankyrin repeat domain-containing protein 50 isoform X1 encodes MMAEDRKKFYCREWAFQKLLHCLDQRPVSKTCGALLLGSSGCGKTTFCSELCWPSQGPSGRQQRALNRRLLGYHFLQGHNEKSLSLSEFVRSLVTQILNHSTESHRERSMRRRLAQAKEKGKAVSPKGTYEQALPENCNLPQESLYSNVYSENLLSPTLEAKRVPEPAPVPNMPVNPRTMIADAYLEKLKSDPEIQIALRAKNIENNPDDCLKRALLFPLLEIDPPKTSLFIIIDSIDEHSFIYSNSTLTRSKPRERSSQSRTIAELLANHHHLFPQWLLLVCTAKKQSKSIAKMFTGFRKLSLDDLRKTQVVRDVQQYILARLDQENSLRQHISRDTAEMLNQLHIKSNGCFLYLEKVLDGVAENFIVLREVREIPGTLNGLYLWLCQRLFNRRQFAKVQPLLNVILAAKCALNDALLFDIIKVNNSKITIEDFRKRFNLLKKVLVMSKNGTIRLFHHSFAEWLLDIKHCTQKYLCNIFHGHCILAMYYTLHAQVLNNQEIYDYAFHLTRMEQFLSEKPNQKCPTLMYKLSQEKANSLGGNSLEKTSTEIYSDLKALQELTKTYEKELAFEINNVETLESSFADTEASQNNLDSTSFEVKLETNFENINLKSPASEKDPIYAEVNKLKKKSNQPKDTDMTTSCENNLLVADYTNTASSLNNTATSCTMLEGVLNSKTNQHPILDLHTLTVLWLVNSGCNVEECLLEGNEMAGVNFGAFLPTDQKVLKLLLEAGAVEQQDVAGCEYESQMSLASTSSEQSPEPLFDMQDLHGQAALHVAARLGQAQVVKKSSKNVLLGAAAVDKRLLKYSLVNLLCKVLLDSGANADQADIDGWTPLRAAAWGGHTEVVDLLVQHGCQLDSVDAENRTALRAAAWSGHEEIVRILLQHGANVNLTDHEGRTALIAAAYMGHSEIVDHLLDYGADINHADADGRTALSVAALCAPRTPGVSVVSTLLERGATVDHKDKEGMTPLLVASFEGHRDVCELLLENEADVDHCDNSGRSPLWAAASMGHAPVVALLLFWGCAIDSMDSEGRTVLSVAAAQGCVEVVRQLLDRGLDEQHRDNSGWTPLHYAAFEGHQEVCEALLEAGARIDETDNEGKAALTLASQGGHTSLVNMFLNKYNAPVDQRPHDGKTALRLAALEGHYDIVQILIASNADMDSKDADGRSTLYVLALDNRLAMSKYFIQQGADVETRDLEGRTPLHVSAWQGHTEMVSLLLTYGKAQVDACDLENRTALHSASWQGHSDIVKLMLEHGALPDHTCNQGATALGIAAQEGHEQCVIALLDHGADPNHSDACGRNALRVAAKSGHRGVVRLLEEYNAKSHKVNLSTAHTSSSANSIASTSTAETKPSSAILYPVGGGDWTDHQRRSMVSLGNHSSNSKSSSNLTGSSHSSRHGDRQRETPQNSQPMSFTQQLQQCTRGGKTRPLSKLLSPLQSEPQSPIYASPPLSPVHDNSNNAFGAMNIYQPVLRHNNFSKAPDTHFARDTHMRIILGNSGSSVFGKDKEKHEKEINNKQSNQKSKRNGIVTNPALRLVANVKNGLDSAAANLRKSASGANPASKTNSFHWRKETPL; translated from the exons ATGATGGCAGAGGACAGGAAGAAGTTTTACTGCAGAGAGTGGGCTTTCCAGAAGCTCTTGCATTGCCTGGATCAGCGACCTGTATCCAAAACCTGTGGAGCCTTGTTGCTTGGAAGTTCGGGTTGTGGTAAAACTACGTTTTGTTCCGAGCTTTGTTGGCCCTCGCAAGGGCCTTCAGGCAGGCAACAAAGGGCTTTGAACCGCAGGCTATTGGGCTATCATTTTTTGCAAGGGCACAATGAGAAGAGTTTGTCGTTGAGCGAGTTTGTGCGTTCACTGGTCACTCAGATTCTGAATCACTCGACCGAAAGCCACAGGGAAAGAAGCATGAGGCGAAGATTAGCGCAAGCCAAAGAAAAGGGGAAGGCTGTAAGTCCCAAAGGCACTTACGAGCAAGCTCTGCCAGAAAACTGCAACTTACCTCAGGAAAGTCTCTATAGCAATGTGTATTCAGAAAATTTGTTGTCACCTACTTTGGAAGCGAAACGAGTGCCTGAGCCGGCTCCAGTTCCTAACATGCCCGTGAATCCTCGGACTATGATCGCTGACGCGTACCTAGAGAAACTCAAGTCTGACCCGGAAATCCAAATAGCCCTTCGCGCCAAGAACATTGAAAACAACCCTGACGATTGCCTGAAGCGAGCATTGCTGTTTCCTCTATTGGAAATCGACCCCCCTAAAACCTCCCTCTTTATAATCATAGATTCAATAGACGAGCACTCATTTATATACTCAAACTCCACTTTGACGCGCTCTAAACCTCGAGAGAGAAGCTCACAATCTCGCACCATTGCAGAACTCCTCGCTAACCATCACCATTTATTTCCTCAATGGCTGCTTTTGGTGTGCACGGCTAAAAAGCAATCCAAAAGTATTGCGAAAATGTTCACAGGATTCAGGAAATTGAGTTTGGATGACTTAAGGAAAACCCAAGTTGTGCGGGATGTTCAGCAATATATTTTAGCAAGACTTGATCAGGAGAATAGCCTTCGTCAGCACATTAGCAGGGATACTGCGGAGATGTTAAATCAACTGCACATAAAGAGCAATGGATGTTTCCTGTACCTTGAGAAGGTTCTGGATGGGGTAGCCgagaattttattgttttaaggGAGGTTAGGGAGATTCCTGGAACCTTAAATGGACTGTACTTGTGGCTGTGTCAGAGGCTATTCAATAGGAGGCAGTTTGCCAAGGTGCAGCCTTTGTTGAATGTAATATTGGCTGCAAAATGTGCTTTAAATGATGCTTTGCTTTTCGACATAATCAAAGTTAATAATTCTAAGATCACCATTGAGGACTTTAGGAAGAGGTTCAATTTGCTGAAAAAAGTGTTGGTGATGTCTAAAAATGGAACCATAAGACTCTTTCACCATTCCTTCGCCGAGTGGTTGCTCGATATCAAACACTGCACCCAAAAATATTTGTGCAACATTTTCCACGGTCATTGCATTCTTGCCATGTATTATACTCTGCATGCACAAGTGCTCAATAATCAGGAGATCTACGACTATGCCTTCCACTTGACGAGAATGGAACAGTTTTTAAGCGAAAAACCAAATCAAAAGTGCCCAACTTTGATGTACAAATTATCTCAAGAGAAAGCCAATTCCTTGGGGGGGAACTCCCTCGAGAAGACTTCTACCGAGATTTATTCTGATTTAAAGGCTTTGCAG GAACTTACTAAAACCTACGAGAAGGAGTTGGCGTTTGAAATTAACAACGTGGAGACTTTGGAGAGCAGTTTTGCGGACACGGAGGCCAGTCAGAATAATTTGGATAGCACCAGCTTTGAAGTCAAATTGGAGACGaactttgaaaatatcaatttaaaaagcCCGGCTTCTGAGAAGGATCCTATTTATGCCGAAGTTAACAAGCTGAAGAAGAAGTCCAATCAG CCGAAAGATACCGACATGACAACCAGCTGCGAGAACAACCTCCTGGTGGCCGACTACACGAATACCGCCTCCTCCCTCAACAATACAGCTACCTCTTGCACCATGCTGGAGGGAGTTCTGAACAGCAAAACCAACCAACACCCGATCTTAGATCTACACACTTTAACCGTGTTGTGGCTGGTCAACAGTGGTTGTAACGTCGAGGAATGTCTGCTGGAGGGCAATGAAATGGCCGGCGTCAATTTCGGAGCTTTTCTACCTACGGATCAGAAGGTCCTGAAATTGCTGTTGGAGGCCGGAGCTGTGGAGCAGCAGGACGTTGCTGGCTGCGAGTATGAGAGTCAG ATGTCTTTGGCAAGCACCTCGAGCGAACAATCCCCAGAGCCGCTCTTTGATATGCAGGATTTACACGGTCAGGCCGCCCTGCACGTAGCCGCCAGACTAGGTCAAGCACAAGTTGTTAAG AAGTCCAGTAAAAATGTCCTCTTGGGAGCGGCCGCTGTTGATAAAAGACTGTTAAAATACAGTTTAGTCAATTTGCTTTGTAAG GTACTGCTGGACTCTGGAGCAAATGCCGACCAAGCCGACATAGATGGTTGGACACCGTTAAGAGCCGCAGCTTGGGGTGGACATACAGAA GTGGTAGATCTTCTTGTACAACACGGCTGTCAACTTGACAGCGTGGATGCCGAGAACAGAACCGCCCTGAGAGCTGCAGCTTGGAGCGGTCACGAGGAAATAGTCAGAATTTTGCTGCAACACGGAGCAAATGTCAATCTTACGGATCACGAA GGTCGAACGGCCTTAATCGCAGCCGCCTATATGGGACACAGTGAAATCGTTGATCATCTCTTAGATTACGGCGCTGATATTAATCATGCCGATGCAGATGGACGTACTGCTTTGTCTGTAGCTGCATTGTGCGCTCCAAGAACTCCAG GTGTGAGTGTCGTTTCAACTCTTCTGGAAAGGGGGGCCACCGTTGATCATAAAGACAAGGAAGGCATGACTCCTCTGTTGGTTGCGTCTTTCGAGGGGCACAG GGATGTGTGTGAGCTCCTCCTGGAAAACGAGGCCGACGTGGATCATTGCGACAACAGCGGCAGATCTCCGCTGTGGGCGGCCGCCAGTATGGGACATGCACCGGTGGTGGCTTTGCTGCTTTTCTGGGGCTGTGCTATCGATTCCATGGACTCGGAAGGGAGAACTGTATTGTCCGTAGCAGCTGCGCAAG GTTGCGTAGAAGTCGTGCGTCAGCTGCTCGACAGAGGACTAGACGAACAACATAGGGACAATTCTGGATGGACGCCGCTGCATTATGCAGCATTCGAAG gcCACCAGGAGGTAtgtgaagcattattggaagcGGGAGCGAGAATCGATGAGACTGACAATGAAGGCAAAGCGGCGCTCACTTTAGCATCGCAAGGTGGTCACACGAGTTTAGTGAATATGTTTCTGAATAAATACAACGCGCCTGTTGATCAGAGACCCCATGACGGCAAAACAGCCTTAAG GTTGGCTGCCCTCGAGGGTCACTACGACATCGTGCAAATCCTAATTGCGAGCAATGCCGATATGGACTCCAAGGACGCGGATGGCAGGAGTACTCTATATGTTTTAGCACTAGATAATCGACTAGCTATGtctaaatatttcatacaGCAGGGTGCGGACGTTGAAACTCGAGATTTGGAG GGTCGAACTCCGTTGCATGTGTCAGCTTGGCAAGGACACACCGAGATGGTATCCCTTCTTTTAACCTACGGAAAAGCACAAGTAGATGCATGCGATTTAGAAAATAGGACGGCCCTGCATTCAGCTAGTTGGCAAGGTCATAGTGATATTGTCAAGTTGATGCTGGAGCACGGGGCATTGCCCGATCACACATGCAATCAAGGAGCCACAGCGTTAG GGATCGCTGCCCAAGAAGGTCACGAACAATGTGTGATAGCTCTTTTGGACCATGGAGCTGATCCCAATCATTCTGATGCATGTGGACGAAATGCTTTAAGGGTTGCCGCTAAATCAGGACACAGAGGAGTCGTTCGGCTATTAGAAGAATACAACGCAAAATCCCATAAGGTCAACTTGTCCACCGCGCATACCAGCAGTAGCGCCAATTCGATAGCTTCAA CATCGACCGCTGAAACGAAACCCTCTTCAGCGATACTGTATCCTGTAGGTGGTGGAGATTGGACGGACCACCAGAGGAGATCTATGGTTTCTTTAGGAAATCACAGCTCCAATTCCAAATCGAGTTCGAACTTGACGGGATCAAGTCATTCCAGTCGACACGGCGATAGGCAAAGAGAAACTCCTCAAAACTCACAG CCAATGTCATTCACGCAACAATTGCAACAATGCACGAGAGGCGGCAAAACGCGACCTCTCAGCAAACTCCTCTCGCCTCTTCAAAGCGAGCCTCAAAGTCCAATCTACGCATCACCGCCTTTAAGTCCGGTTCATGACAATTCGAATAACGCTTTTG gcGCAATGAATATTTATCAGCCGGTATTGAGGCACAACAACTTCAGCAAAGCTCCTGATACACATTTCGCTCGAGACACCCATATGCGaattattttaggaaattctGGGAGCTCGGTCTTTGGAAAAGATAAAGAAAAGCACGAGAAGGaaatcaataataaacaaag CAatcaaaaatcgaaacgtaACGGAATAGTGACGAATCCGGCGCTTCGATTAGTCGCCAACGTAAAAAACGGGTTAGATTCGGCGGCTGCCAATCTAAGAAAATCGGCCTCTGGCGCGAATCCGGCATCAAAGACGAACAGTTTTCACTGGCGAAAGGAAACTCCCTTGTAA